The nucleotide window TGACGCCGATAATTTTGATGGCGACAACGAAATACCGTTTTAACTTAAAGGATAGAAAATGGCAGAAAAAAGAAAATATTCACGTAAATATTGCAAATTTACAGAAGCAAAAATTGATTTTATAGACTATAAAGATACTTCTCTTTTAAAGTATTGTTTATCAGAGAGATTTAAAATCATGCCAAGACGTTTAACTGGCACATCAAAAAGACATCAAGAAATGGTAGAAAAAGCGATCAAAAGAGCTCGTCATGCAGCTATTATACCTTACATAGTAGATCGCAAAGATGTAGTTTCAAATCCTTTTGATGGACTATAATTATTTAATTTATTAAACCCCTATTAATGGGGTTTAATCCTAATTTTAAATATCCTAGATTTATGTTCTTATAGATTTTTATTTATTGACTGCAGTTTAAAATATTTTTCAAGTACTATCTATAATTTTGGTTTAACTTACACGAGACAA belongs to Campylobacter concisus and includes:
- the rpsR gene encoding 30S ribosomal protein S18, whose product is MAEKRKYSRKYCKFTEAKIDFIDYKDTSLLKYCLSERFKIMPRRLTGTSKRHQEMVEKAIKRARHAAIIPYIVDRKDVVSNPFDGL